The Thermotoga sp. genome window below encodes:
- the tilS gene encoding tRNA lysidine(34) synthetase TilS, producing MYFVRENRLIKEGDRVLVAVSGGIDSMTLLYILKKLSPLLKIETIAAHLDHRIRDSSERDRKFVEDICHRWNVSVETAVVDVPALWKGSGKTLEEVAREVRYDFLEKAAEKVGATKIALAHHKNDLLETVLHRLIRGTGPLGIACIPVRRGRFIRPFLVFKRIEIEEYARKQKIPFVVDETNYDIRYTRNFIRHKVVPLLKKLNPNVEDAVYRLVSISFMLRDFVEETVQDFVKEKVHFYKDFAVFEEPENPFLFLEVTRWVLKTLYGRTPDYEKLMGSLRSKRVEFWKDVFVERSFGYGAVGNTLFKKEYRLEVRNGTFDIEGFKIKVDLHRSKRVLWFRNRRRGDRIIINGSEEKLKDIFIEKRIPTFYRDRVPLLVDEKDRVLWIPGIAISDQFPPEVSVELLEFPIGYVKGGTSFEQV from the coding sequence TTGTATTTCGTAAGGGAGAACCGATTGATCAAAGAGGGTGATCGAGTTCTTGTTGCTGTCTCCGGTGGAATAGATTCCATGACCCTCCTTTACATCCTGAAGAAACTCTCCCCCCTTCTGAAGATCGAAACGATAGCCGCCCACCTGGATCACAGAATAAGAGACAGTTCGGAAAGGGACAGAAAATTCGTGGAGGACATCTGTCATCGGTGGAACGTTTCTGTGGAAACAGCCGTCGTAGACGTTCCTGCCCTGTGGAAAGGCTCTGGAAAAACCCTGGAAGAAGTGGCAAGAGAGGTGAGGTACGATTTCCTTGAGAAAGCTGCAGAAAAGGTCGGAGCAACGAAAATCGCTCTTGCACACCATAAAAATGACCTCTTAGAAACTGTGCTCCACAGGCTAATAAGAGGGACAGGTCCTTTAGGAATCGCTTGTATTCCAGTAAGGAGAGGAAGATTCATAAGGCCCTTTCTCGTGTTCAAAAGAATCGAGATAGAAGAGTACGCTCGAAAACAAAAGATCCCGTTCGTAGTGGATGAAACGAACTACGACATCAGATACACCAGAAACTTCATAAGGCACAAAGTTGTTCCTCTTCTCAAAAAACTGAACCCAAATGTGGAAGATGCCGTCTACAGATTGGTTTCGATCAGTTTCATGTTGAGAGATTTTGTTGAGGAGACTGTCCAGGATTTTGTGAAAGAAAAAGTCCATTTTTACAAAGATTTTGCCGTCTTCGAAGAACCGGAGAACCCGTTTTTATTCCTCGAAGTCACAAGGTGGGTGCTAAAAACCCTCTACGGAAGGACACCAGACTACGAGAAGTTGATGGGATCGTTGAGATCAAAAAGAGTTGAGTTTTGGAAGGATGTGTTCGTGGAGAGATCGTTCGGATACGGGGCAGTGGGGAATACTCTCTTCAAAAAGGAATACAGGCTGGAAGTGAGAAATGGCACTTTCGACATTGAAGGGTTTAAAATAAAGGTGGACCTCCACAGAAGTAAACGTGTGCTTTGGTTTAGAAACAGAAGAAGAGGTGATAGAATAATAATCAATGGCTCTGAAGAAAAACTGAAGGACATTTTCATCGAAAAAAGAATTCCGACGTTTTATAGGGACAGAGTTCCACTGCTTGTTGATGAAAAAGATAGGGTTCTCTGGATACCTGGGATTGCTATTTCAGACCAATTTCCACCGGAAGTGAGTGTGGAGCTTTTAGAATTCCCGATCGGTTATGTGAAAGGAGGTACGAGTTTTGAACAGGTCTAG